A part of Streptantibioticus cattleyicolor NRRL 8057 = DSM 46488 genomic DNA contains:
- a CDS encoding RICIN domain-containing protein, which yields MNVRKRSVTALIRFTVASAAAAALAATGMGTASAAPVTPAPLGTAVHPGTMSPLDNGAIKNVNTGRCIDDSSAYGLRAFGCNGLNYQYWAMIGQSDGNWVMQNGNTGRCIDDSSAYGLRSFGCNGLNYQRWRVFYNNNGTLTFQNENTGRCIDDSLAYGLRSFGCNGLNYQQFVGQ from the coding sequence GTGAACGTCCGCAAGCGCTCGGTCACCGCTCTCATCCGCTTCACGGTCGCGTCGGCCGCTGCCGCCGCCCTCGCCGCGACCGGCATGGGCACCGCCTCGGCCGCGCCCGTAACCCCGGCCCCGCTCGGCACCGCCGTCCACCCGGGCACCATGAGCCCCCTCGACAACGGTGCCATCAAGAACGTCAACACCGGACGCTGTATCGACGACAGCTCCGCCTACGGGCTGCGTGCCTTCGGCTGCAACGGCCTCAACTACCAGTACTGGGCCATGATCGGCCAGTCCGACGGCAACTGGGTGATGCAGAACGGCAACACCGGACGCTGCATCGACGACAGCTCGGCCTACGGGCTGCGTTCGTTCGGGTGCAACGGCCTCAACTACCAGAGGTGGCGGGTGTTCTACAACAACAACGGCACCCTCACGTTCCAGAACGAGAACACCGGGCGGTGCATCGACGACAGTCTCGCCTACGGACTGCGCTCGTTCGGCTGCAACGGCCTCAACTACCAGCAGTTCGTGGGCCAGTAG
- a CDS encoding alpha/beta hydrolase, with translation MRSRRTPVSGRLVAVLAGFVLLCAGVFAPAGWAATAPPRFVNGSGLTVVRQPTWVGRRTFVLTVTSTQVPVHDALPGQVPGDHVITVTLPDGYGAHPSARYPVLYLLHGSPERPDSPRYEGMPERATEGVPLITVTPNGGGHGWYTNWVHPGSRGRQNWETFHLDQVIPFVDANLRTVPTRAGRAIAGHSMGGFGAFHYAETRPDLFSYVGSFSGDLDLRDPLIRAAVVGSGLLPSFGTPLAAPDAVFGPPVWPLDGAWNAASPAQHVGTLRGRGVAMYTGDGGDLTVDPVLALAEKEVEQTALRTAAGLRAADIPYRLVDYEDGSGWAEGCTGKHGQDPCLQADLDDYVSLIAPHLRHS, from the coding sequence ATGAGAAGCCGGCGCACGCCGGTGTCAGGCCGCCTGGTCGCGGTGTTGGCGGGGTTCGTCCTGCTGTGCGCGGGCGTGTTCGCGCCGGCCGGGTGGGCGGCGACCGCGCCACCGCGCTTCGTGAACGGGTCCGGGCTGACCGTGGTGCGTCAGCCGACGTGGGTGGGCAGGAGGACGTTCGTCCTCACGGTCACCTCCACCCAGGTGCCGGTCCACGACGCGTTGCCGGGACAGGTCCCGGGCGACCACGTCATCACGGTCACCCTGCCGGACGGGTACGGCGCCCATCCGTCCGCCCGTTACCCGGTGCTGTACCTGCTGCACGGTTCCCCGGAACGCCCGGACAGCCCCCGCTACGAGGGCATGCCCGAGCGGGCGACCGAAGGCGTCCCGCTGATCACCGTCACGCCGAACGGCGGCGGCCACGGCTGGTACACCAACTGGGTCCACCCCGGATCGCGGGGCCGCCAGAACTGGGAGACGTTCCACCTCGACCAGGTGATCCCCTTCGTCGACGCCAACTTGAGGACCGTCCCCACCCGGGCCGGCCGGGCGATCGCCGGACACTCGATGGGCGGCTTCGGCGCCTTCCACTACGCCGAGACCCGGCCGGACCTGTTCAGCTACGTGGGGAGCTTCTCCGGCGATCTCGACCTGCGGGATCCGCTGATCCGCGCCGCTGTCGTCGGCAGCGGACTGCTCCCGTCGTTCGGAACCCCCCTCGCCGCGCCCGACGCCGTCTTCGGGCCGCCGGTGTGGCCGCTGGACGGCGCTTGGAACGCGGCGAGCCCCGCGCAGCACGTCGGAACGCTGCGCGGCAGGGGCGTCGCGATGTACACCGGCGACGGCGGTGACCTGACGGTCGACCCGGTGCTCGCCCTGGCCGAGAAGGAGGTCGAGCAGACGGCCCTCAGGACCGCCGCCGGCCTGCGAGCGGCTGACATCCCGTACCGTCTCGTCGACTACGAGGACGGCAGCGGGTGGGCCGAGGGCTGCACCGGCAAACACGGCCAGGATCCGTGCCTCCAGGCGGACCTCGACGACTACGTGTCGTTGATCGCGCCACATCTGCGGCACTCATGA
- a CDS encoding papain-like cysteine protease family protein: MNPCERGTPPDAPATPAPRRRRTWCALVVTGVAAMSLLTPLAGPAAAATVHPAGQLNFNELAQEQDEWCWDATGLSVAQFLGHGADVDQNTFCDYARGLSPGDPCPNQPGELTDVQAGWSGTGMSNVGSVADGALDFQTVARSIDAGSPVEVGISWTSGGGHANVLYGYDASSGQLLYADPWPSNPRYGEMDYNSYVSNGEFTWDQSLYGES, encoded by the coding sequence ATGAACCCCTGCGAACGCGGAACCCCGCCGGACGCGCCGGCGACGCCCGCCCCGCGCCGGCGGCGCACCTGGTGCGCGCTGGTCGTCACCGGAGTGGCCGCGATGTCTCTGCTCACCCCCCTGGCCGGCCCCGCGGCGGCGGCCACCGTGCACCCCGCCGGGCAGCTGAACTTCAACGAGCTGGCCCAGGAGCAGGACGAGTGGTGCTGGGACGCCACAGGGCTGTCGGTGGCCCAGTTCCTCGGACACGGTGCCGACGTGGACCAGAACACCTTCTGCGACTACGCGCGCGGCCTGAGTCCGGGCGACCCCTGCCCGAACCAACCGGGTGAACTCACGGACGTGCAGGCCGGGTGGTCCGGCACCGGCATGAGCAACGTGGGCTCGGTCGCCGACGGCGCGCTGGACTTCCAGACCGTCGCCCGGTCCATCGACGCCGGCTCCCCGGTCGAGGTGGGCATCTCCTGGACCTCCGGCGGCGGCCACGCCAACGTGCTCTACGGGTACGACGCGAGCAGCGGGCAACTGCTCTACGCCGACCCGTGGCCGTCCAACCCCCGCTACGGGGAGATGGACTACAACAGCTACGTCAGCAACGGCGAGTTCACCTGGGACCAGTCCCTGTACGGGGAGAGCTGA
- a CDS encoding helix-turn-helix transcriptional regulator codes for MGTELPGEERESLRQADAALLRHGGVLLHGPRGCGKSFAAHALAALARDRGDLVLAAGPGPGERQLPYSALADLLEPLGPDRFAALPGPRRTALLAASRRQPSPPDGVDALALRLGTLTLLRSLSRDRPVLLVIDPADLVDEDSGPVLAYAARRLDPARVRTLVTETTTPGSSPVTGAALCTGQVREIAVEPLSLPEVSALLAPRALPHRLIRAVHRTSGGNPWYALELARAIGNAAQLPDRDGPLPLTAALRALSVGRLGERDTAVRRVLRLAAYAERPTVELLCRAVAAADRGPVPVGAGDARRPVGAACPDAGSAGLPAMAGTAPVVVSGWPGPRLPVRSGAVRDDGSPARLVARALEVAGRAGLLCVEGELVRFGHPLTIAAFREGDDAERRAAHTALARATADPVVRARHLALAATRPDEALARCLSAAAHGARAHGTLETAAELGRLAHTLTPEGRTEDRVERALAAARLAYDAADYELTRDLAGRVLAHAASPAQRVAACVLVVHAANQALHEAGDAFEQARAHAGDDPRLHAQSHLLLALRAHITDGDTAAARVRAARAAELARQARDRPTELMALSLQAFTATLLGRPDADELLLRALSAPHDPGRTGGHSGPRAVKARLDLFADRTRQAAGELERLLCRARRGGTAEDLIFLLCSSIEVEVRAGRCAAAMSAAREVAHRSREIGVRLGPVPHSLALAEAAGGDLTRSAALAAEGVRTAEDNHDQVFLPLALCVLGQVRLRRGEFAAAVADLGRARAVARWRGIVDPAPVPWAADLVEALVAAGEAEQADALAAETLHTAERLGRRGVYASVLRARALGKAAGGGPAEAVADLRQAVARHRDLELPLETGRDLLALGSVQWRLRHPSAAAAAWRQAADVFQRCGALPWLRRATAELTRFGTPDTPAHGVAATAVLTVAEHRVAALVTDGATNREAAARLFLTVKTVESTLTRVYRKLGVRSRTELARLMRSSGDPRPAAPGDEAHPLP; via the coding sequence ATGGGTACCGAACTGCCGGGCGAGGAACGGGAATCGCTGCGCCAGGCGGACGCCGCACTGCTCCGGCACGGCGGCGTACTCCTGCACGGCCCCCGGGGCTGCGGCAAGTCCTTCGCCGCGCACGCCCTCGCCGCACTCGCCCGGGACCGCGGCGACCTGGTGCTGGCCGCCGGCCCCGGACCCGGCGAGCGCCAACTGCCGTACTCCGCGCTGGCCGACCTGTTGGAGCCGCTGGGCCCCGACCGGTTCGCCGCCCTGCCCGGACCGCGACGCACCGCGCTGCTCGCCGCCTCGCGCAGGCAACCGTCGCCGCCGGACGGGGTGGACGCCCTCGCGTTACGGCTCGGGACGCTCACGCTGCTGCGGTCGCTGAGCCGGGACCGCCCGGTGCTCCTGGTGATCGACCCCGCCGACCTGGTCGACGAAGACAGCGGACCCGTCCTGGCGTACGCCGCCCGACGGCTGGACCCGGCACGGGTACGCACCCTCGTCACCGAGACCACCACACCCGGATCGTCCCCCGTGACCGGGGCGGCGCTGTGCACCGGCCAGGTACGGGAGATCGCCGTCGAGCCGCTCTCCCTGCCCGAGGTGTCGGCGCTGCTGGCACCCCGGGCGCTGCCGCACCGGCTGATCCGCGCGGTGCACCGCACCAGCGGCGGCAACCCCTGGTACGCCCTGGAACTGGCGCGGGCCATCGGCAACGCGGCCCAACTCCCCGACCGGGACGGGCCGTTGCCGCTGACCGCGGCGCTGCGCGCGCTGTCGGTGGGACGCCTCGGCGAGCGGGACACGGCGGTGCGACGGGTGCTGCGGCTCGCCGCCTACGCCGAGCGGCCCACCGTCGAGCTGCTGTGCCGTGCGGTCGCGGCAGCGGACCGCGGCCCCGTACCCGTCGGAGCCGGCGACGCGCGAAGACCCGTCGGCGCCGCCTGCCCGGACGCCGGATCCGCCGGGCTGCCCGCCATGGCCGGGACCGCGCCGGTGGTCGTCTCCGGGTGGCCGGGCCCGCGGCTTCCGGTCCGTTCCGGCGCGGTACGGGACGACGGAAGTCCGGCCCGGCTGGTGGCGCGGGCGCTGGAGGTCGCGGGCCGGGCCGGACTGCTGTGCGTGGAGGGGGAGTTGGTGCGGTTCGGCCATCCGCTGACCATCGCCGCGTTCCGCGAGGGCGACGACGCCGAACGCCGGGCCGCGCACACCGCGCTCGCCCGGGCGACGGCCGACCCCGTGGTCCGGGCACGGCACCTCGCGCTGGCCGCCACCCGCCCCGACGAGGCGCTCGCCCGCTGCCTGTCCGCCGCCGCACACGGCGCCCGGGCGCACGGCACACTGGAGACGGCCGCGGAACTGGGCAGGCTGGCCCACACCCTGACCCCCGAGGGCCGGACCGAGGACCGTGTCGAACGGGCCCTGGCGGCGGCCCGGTTGGCCTACGACGCGGCCGACTACGAACTCACCCGGGACCTCGCGGGCCGGGTGCTCGCCCACGCCGCCTCACCCGCCCAGCGGGTCGCCGCCTGCGTTCTCGTGGTGCACGCGGCCAACCAGGCGCTCCACGAAGCCGGGGACGCGTTCGAGCAGGCACGGGCCCACGCCGGCGACGACCCGCGACTGCACGCGCAGTCACATCTGCTGCTCGCCCTGCGGGCCCACATCACCGACGGCGACACCGCGGCGGCACGGGTCCGCGCGGCCCGCGCCGCCGAACTGGCGCGACAGGCCCGGGACCGCCCGACCGAGCTGATGGCCCTGTCGCTCCAGGCGTTCACCGCCACCCTGCTCGGCCGCCCGGACGCCGACGAACTGCTGCTGCGGGCGCTGTCCGCCCCGCACGACCCCGGGCGCACCGGTGGCCACAGCGGACCACGCGCGGTCAAGGCCCGGCTCGACCTGTTCGCCGACCGCACCCGGCAGGCCGCCGGCGAGCTGGAACGGCTGTTGTGCCGGGCCCGGCGCGGTGGCACCGCCGAAGACCTGATCTTCCTGCTCTGCTCGTCCATCGAGGTGGAGGTACGCGCCGGGCGCTGCGCGGCGGCGATGTCCGCGGCCCGCGAAGTGGCGCACCGGTCCCGGGAGATCGGGGTGCGGCTGGGGCCGGTGCCGCACAGCCTGGCGCTCGCCGAGGCCGCCGGCGGCGACCTGACGCGCTCCGCCGCGCTGGCCGCCGAAGGGGTGCGGACGGCGGAGGACAACCACGACCAGGTCTTCCTCCCGCTGGCGTTGTGCGTGCTGGGCCAGGTACGGCTGCGCCGCGGCGAGTTCGCGGCGGCGGTGGCGGACCTCGGCCGGGCGCGGGCGGTGGCCCGGTGGCGCGGCATCGTCGATCCGGCACCGGTCCCGTGGGCCGCCGACCTCGTCGAGGCGCTGGTCGCGGCGGGCGAGGCGGAGCAGGCCGACGCGTTGGCCGCCGAAACCCTGCACACCGCGGAACGGCTCGGGCGCCGGGGTGTGTACGCCTCCGTGCTGCGCGCCCGGGCGCTGGGCAAGGCGGCCGGGGGCGGCCCCGCCGAAGCGGTGGCCGATCTGCGCCAGGCGGTGGCCCGCCACCGCGACCTGGAACTGCCGCTGGAGACCGGCCGCGATCTGCTGGCGCTCGGCAGCGTCCAGTGGCGGCTACGCCATCCGAGCGCCGCGGCAGCCGCCTGGCGGCAGGCGGCCGACGTCTTCCAGCGGTGCGGAGCGCTCCCCTGGCTGCGGCGGGCCACCGCGGAACTCACCCGGTTCGGCACCCCGGACACACCCGCGCACGGCGTCGCCGCGACCGCGGTCCTCACCGTCGCCGAACACCGGGTGGCCGCACTGGTCACCGACGGCGCGACCAACCGGGAGGCCGCCGCCCGGCTCTTCCTCACCGTCAAGACCGTCGAGTCCACCTTGACCCGGGTGTACCGCAAACTCGGGGTGCGCTCGCGTACCGAACTGGCACGGCTGATGCGTTCCTCGGGCGACCCCCGCCCGGCGGCCCCCGGCGACGAGGCCCACCCGCTGCCGTGA
- a CDS encoding S53 family peptidase produces the protein MSNSTSAGRRRLHRAAGAAISAAALATAGLATAGPADAAPVAARQHAHVKHLCAQPHPGLMACNALVRTDIVRNAAIGPDAAPSGYGPSDLLSAYNLPADGGAGQTIAIVDAQDDPNAESDLATYRSQYGLPACTSDNGCFTKVDQNGGTNYPSADSGWAGEISLDLDMVSAIAPEAHIILVEANSASMSDLGTSVNEAVSLGAGFVSNSYGGPEDPSDTQADSQYFNHPGVVITASAGDSGYGVEYPAASPYVTAVGGTSLTQDSSARGWSESVWGSQSGGSGTGSGCSTVESKPSWQTDTGCSQRTVADVAAVADPATGVAVYDSYQSQGWNVYGGTSASSPIIAAVYADAGTPSQGSNPASFPYAHTSALNDVTSGSNGSCGTYLCTAGDGYDGPTGLGTPNGTAAFTG, from the coding sequence TTGTCCAACTCGACCTCTGCCGGCCGGCGCAGACTTCACCGTGCCGCGGGCGCGGCCATATCCGCCGCCGCTCTGGCCACCGCCGGGCTCGCCACCGCGGGTCCGGCCGACGCCGCGCCCGTCGCCGCACGGCAGCACGCGCACGTCAAGCACCTGTGTGCGCAGCCGCACCCGGGCCTGATGGCCTGCAACGCGCTGGTGCGCACCGACATCGTCCGCAACGCGGCGATCGGCCCCGACGCCGCGCCGTCCGGCTACGGGCCTTCCGACCTGCTGAGCGCCTACAACCTGCCCGCGGACGGCGGCGCGGGGCAGACCATCGCCATCGTGGACGCCCAGGACGACCCCAACGCGGAGTCCGACCTGGCCACCTACCGCTCGCAGTACGGTCTTCCGGCGTGCACCTCGGACAACGGCTGCTTCACGAAGGTCGACCAGAACGGCGGGACCAACTACCCCAGCGCCGACTCCGGTTGGGCCGGGGAGATCTCGCTCGACCTCGACATGGTCTCGGCCATCGCGCCGGAGGCCCACATCATCCTGGTGGAGGCCAACTCCGCCAGCATGTCCGACCTGGGCACCTCGGTGAACGAGGCGGTCAGCCTCGGCGCGGGCTTCGTCTCCAACAGCTACGGCGGCCCCGAGGACCCCTCGGACACCCAGGCGGACAGCCAGTACTTCAACCACCCGGGCGTGGTCATCACCGCGTCCGCCGGTGACTCCGGATACGGCGTGGAGTACCCCGCCGCCTCCCCGTACGTCACCGCGGTCGGCGGCACCAGCCTCACCCAGGACTCCAGCGCGCGCGGCTGGAGCGAAAGCGTCTGGGGCAGCCAGTCGGGCGGTTCGGGCACCGGTTCCGGCTGCTCCACGGTGGAGTCCAAGCCCTCCTGGCAGACCGACACCGGCTGCTCGCAGCGCACCGTCGCCGACGTGGCGGCCGTGGCCGACCCGGCGACCGGCGTCGCGGTGTACGACAGCTACCAGTCGCAGGGCTGGAACGTCTACGGCGGCACCAGCGCGTCGTCGCCCATCATCGCCGCGGTCTACGCGGACGCGGGTACGCCGTCGCAGGGCAGCAACCCGGCTTCGTTCCCGTACGCCCACACCTCGGCGCTCAACGACGTCACCTCGGGTTCCAACGGCAGCTGCGGCACGTACCTGTGCACCGCGGGTGACGGGTACGACGGTCCGACCGGTCTGGGCACCCCCAACGGCACGGCGGCCTTCACCGGCTGA
- a CDS encoding Lrp/AsnC family transcriptional regulator: MESLDRIDRDILALLQADGRLTGAEVGRRVGLSQPAASARIQRLERNGVITGYRAVVDPAALGLNIHAVIRLRTTHARLSRALDFASRTPEITSVLRVTGEDCLVLDVHCPRAERLEEVVDALARYGPVTTSLVLRAYPPKPLADATTP; encoded by the coding sequence GTGGAATCACTCGACCGGATAGACCGGGACATCCTCGCCCTGCTCCAGGCCGACGGCCGGCTGACCGGCGCGGAGGTGGGGCGCCGGGTCGGGCTCTCGCAGCCGGCGGCCAGTGCGCGCATCCAGCGGTTGGAGAGGAACGGCGTCATCACCGGCTACCGGGCCGTGGTCGACCCGGCGGCCCTGGGGCTGAACATCCACGCCGTGATCCGGCTGCGCACCACGCACGCCCGGCTCTCGCGCGCCCTGGACTTCGCCTCCCGGACCCCGGAGATCACCTCCGTCCTCAGGGTCACCGGGGAGGACTGCCTCGTCCTCGACGTCCACTGCCCGCGGGCGGAGCGGTTGGAGGAAGTCGTCGACGCGCTCGCCCGTTACGGCCCCGTCACCACGTCCCTCGTGCTCCGCGCCTACCCGCCGAAACCGCTGGCCGACGCCACGACGCCGTGA
- a CDS encoding RBBP9/YdeN family alpha/beta hydrolase — protein MVAYVIIPGIDGSDDRHWQTVWERRWGTSAVRISPASWSAPDLDDWTDAVQTAYDHAARRDSRVVLVAHSLGCWAAATWLGKNPASPTAGAFLVAPPDPHGPAFPRRSAATFTTVRAHPLPGPALVVATTDDPYCTPDSAADLAARWNARYHLTGPHGHLNSASGLGSWQDGRELLESLTGR, from the coding sequence ATGGTCGCGTACGTCATCATCCCGGGCATCGACGGCTCGGACGACCGGCACTGGCAGACGGTGTGGGAACGGCGGTGGGGCACCTCGGCGGTACGCATCTCCCCGGCCTCATGGTCCGCCCCCGACCTGGACGACTGGACCGACGCCGTCCAGACCGCGTACGACCACGCCGCCCGGCGGGACAGCCGCGTCGTGCTGGTCGCCCACAGCCTGGGCTGCTGGGCCGCGGCCACCTGGCTCGGCAAGAACCCCGCAAGCCCGACGGCCGGCGCGTTCCTCGTCGCACCACCCGACCCGCACGGCCCCGCCTTCCCCCGCCGGTCGGCCGCCACCTTCACCACCGTCCGCGCACACCCGCTGCCCGGCCCCGCCCTCGTCGTGGCGACCACCGACGACCCCTACTGCACCCCCGACTCCGCCGCCGACCTCGCGGCACGTTGGAACGCCCGCTACCACCTCACGGGCCCGCACGGACACCTCAACTCCGCCAGCGGGCTGGGCTCATGGCAGGACGGCCGTGAGCTGCTGGAGTCCTTGACCGGACGATGA
- a CDS encoding SDR family NAD(P)-dependent oxidoreductase, with protein MSEHRETSRFAVVTGGSEGLGLAIADALAHDGADLILVARDHDKLKTAAEELGRHGTTVHTVSADLSAPDASARIATQVGNLTAQVDTLVNNVGTAHFAPPRRHHGRRDAHHVAPQRPGTAAAEPGTAARPPQRPRKHHQHQQLLGPQNGPRPPTPPPAGRSIP; from the coding sequence ATGTCCGAGCACCGTGAGACCAGCCGCTTCGCCGTCGTCACCGGCGGTAGCGAGGGCCTCGGCCTGGCCATCGCCGACGCCCTCGCCCATGACGGAGCCGACCTGATCCTCGTCGCCCGCGACCACGACAAACTCAAGACCGCGGCCGAGGAACTCGGCCGGCACGGCACCACCGTGCACACCGTGTCCGCGGACCTCTCCGCGCCCGACGCCTCCGCCCGGATCGCCACACAGGTCGGAAACCTCACCGCCCAGGTCGACACCCTCGTCAACAACGTCGGCACCGCGCACTTCGCCCCCCCTCGCCGACACCACGGTCGACGCGATGCACACCATGTGGCACCTCAACGTCCAGGTACCGCTGCTGCTGAGCCGGGAACTGCTGCCCGCCCTCCTCAACGCCCGCGGAAGCATCATCAACATCAGCAGCTACTGGGCCCGCAAAACGGTCCCCGGCCGCCCACTCCGCCACCCGCGGGGCGATCGATTCCCTGA
- a CDS encoding TetR/AcrR family transcriptional regulator, translating into MRADAQRNAARVLAAARRAVASAGLDVSYHEIAREAGVGVGTVYRRYPERGQLMAAVLGDILAELIDTAHRALDCDDAWEGFSSLFTGLALRTAQNAGLSGSLDQHGGPAVAEQRDQLLDLTRRVVERAQREGRLRRDLSWQVVLQLTGAAAAQGCVLGLEPDPAHRHHRAVTVLLDGLRAGGR; encoded by the coding sequence GTGCGCGCCGACGCCCAGCGCAATGCCGCGCGTGTCCTGGCGGCGGCACGCCGGGCCGTGGCGTCCGCCGGGCTGGACGTCAGCTATCACGAGATCGCGCGGGAGGCCGGCGTCGGTGTGGGCACCGTCTACCGGCGTTACCCCGAACGCGGCCAGCTCATGGCGGCCGTGCTGGGCGACATCCTCGCCGAACTGATCGACACGGCACACCGGGCGCTCGACTGCGACGACGCCTGGGAGGGCTTCTCGTCGCTGTTCACCGGCCTCGCGCTGCGCACCGCGCAGAACGCGGGACTGTCCGGCTCCCTGGACCAGCACGGCGGACCCGCTGTCGCCGAGCAGCGCGACCAACTCCTCGACCTCACCCGGAGGGTCGTCGAGCGTGCCCAGCGCGAGGGCCGCCTTCGCCGGGATCTGTCCTGGCAGGTCGTGCTGCAACTGACCGGCGCCGCGGCGGCACAGGGGTGTGTGCTCGGTCTCGAACCTGATCCCGCACACCGTCACCACCGCGCGGTGACCGTTCTTCTCGACGGTCTGCGGGCAGGCGGGCGGTGA
- a CDS encoding ABC transporter encodes MSVTAVLRSEWIKIRSVRASSGSLLAVFAATLVITLVVFATVGRSEVVDGGDPVFGAFYALNFAQIAAIAFGTTAVSCEFAGGALRISLSAVPRRGLLYAAKTAVVAASALVVGLAAAFAAFFAGQAFLGRYAIGIGEPGALRACVGGGIYLALMALLAAGLTFLLRSAIAVLSLLIPFILIVSFVVGGIAHGAAAYLPDRAGQQVLHQQPSGGLAPWTGLAVTAAWAAAALLAGWWATRRRDI; translated from the coding sequence ATGTCCGTCACCGCGGTACTGCGTTCCGAGTGGATCAAGATCCGGTCGGTCCGGGCGAGTTCCGGCTCGCTCCTCGCCGTCTTCGCCGCCACGCTCGTCATCACCCTGGTCGTCTTCGCCACCGTCGGCCGGTCGGAGGTCGTCGACGGCGGGGATCCCGTCTTCGGTGCCTTCTACGCGCTCAACTTCGCGCAGATCGCCGCGATCGCCTTCGGCACCACCGCCGTCTCCTGCGAGTTCGCGGGCGGTGCCCTGCGGATCTCCCTGTCCGCCGTACCGCGCCGGGGTCTCCTCTACGCGGCCAAGACGGCGGTCGTGGCCGCCTCCGCCCTCGTCGTGGGGCTCGCCGCCGCGTTCGCCGCCTTCTTCGCGGGCCAGGCGTTCCTGGGACGGTACGCCATCGGCATCGGCGAACCGGGGGCCCTGCGCGCCTGCGTCGGCGGCGGGATCTACCTCGCGCTGATGGCCCTCCTCGCCGCGGGGCTCACCTTCCTGCTGCGCAGCGCCATCGCGGTGCTCAGCCTGCTCATCCCCTTCATCCTGATCGTTTCCTTCGTGGTCGGCGGCATCGCCCACGGCGCCGCCGCCTACCTTCCCGACCGCGCCGGACAACAGGTCCTCCACCAGCAGCCGTCGGGCGGCCTCGCCCCGTGGACGGGTCTCGCCGTGACGGCGGCGTGGGCGGCGGCGGCGCTGCTGGCCGGTTGGTGGGCGACGCGCCGACGCGACATCTGA
- a CDS encoding ABC transporter ATP-binding protein encodes MTSIDVEELTKEYGGTRAVDHLTCRIGPGRITGFLGPNGAGKSTTMRLMLGLGRPTSGTATVGGRPYATLREPLRTVGALLDAQAAHGSRTARDHLLHLAVSNRLPARRVDEVLAETGLTAVARRRIRTFSLGMRQRLGIATALLGDPPVLMLDEPTNGLDPEGIVWIRHLLRRLAREGRTVLVSSHLMNEVVTFADHLVVLGRGRLLADVPVADFIDHHSPPRVRVRTSDPVRLRAVLLARGHTLAEDDDGRWVVDGATAEQIGSVAAREGIPLLELTDERASLEQAYLALTATEAEFTAAAPTSPATSQET; translated from the coding sequence ATGACCAGCATCGACGTCGAAGAACTCACCAAGGAATACGGCGGCACCCGGGCCGTCGACCATCTGACGTGCCGTATCGGACCGGGCCGCATCACCGGGTTCCTCGGCCCCAACGGCGCCGGAAAGTCCACCACCATGCGCCTCATGCTCGGCCTCGGCCGCCCCACCTCCGGCACCGCCACGGTCGGCGGCCGGCCCTACGCGACGCTGCGCGAGCCGCTGCGCACGGTCGGCGCCCTGCTCGACGCGCAGGCGGCGCACGGCTCCCGTACCGCCCGTGACCACCTGCTCCACCTCGCCGTCAGCAACCGCCTGCCGGCCCGCCGCGTGGACGAGGTCCTCGCGGAGACCGGTCTGACCGCGGTGGCACGCCGTCGCATCAGAACCTTCTCGCTCGGCATGCGCCAACGGCTCGGCATCGCCACCGCGCTCCTCGGGGACCCGCCCGTCCTCATGCTGGACGAGCCCACCAACGGACTCGACCCGGAAGGGATCGTCTGGATCCGCCACTTGCTGCGCCGGCTCGCCCGCGAAGGCCGCACCGTGCTGGTCTCCAGCCATCTGATGAACGAGGTCGTGACCTTCGCCGACCACCTCGTCGTCCTCGGCCGGGGCCGGCTCCTCGCCGACGTCCCGGTGGCGGACTTCATCGACCACCACAGTCCACCGCGGGTGCGCGTACGCACCAGTGATCCCGTCCGGCTGCGGGCCGTACTGCTGGCCCGGGGACACACGCTCGCGGAGGACGACGACGGTCGCTGGGTGGTCGACGGCGCCACGGCCGAGCAGATCGGGTCCGTCGCCGCCCGTGAGGGCATCCCCCTTCTCGAACTCACCGACGAGCGCGCCTCGTTGGAGCAGGCATACCTCGCCCTGACGGCGACCGAGGCGGAATTCACCGCCGCGGCTCCCACGTCCCCGGCCACGTCACAGGAGACCTGA